The Deferribacterota bacterium DNA window TAGCTTTGCTGCGCTAGGGATAATCTTTCCAATTATTTCACCTGGGGCAACAAGATCGGGCAACTTTTCTATTTCAACAGGGAATAGTAAGTAGTTCAACGAACCTTTTTTACTCCATTTCATTTTCTTATAGTCAAAGGGAATGTGGCCTATTTGCGAACCAATTGAATCTAAAAATAATCCTGTTAACCTAAAATTTAAAAAGCCTGAAACCTGCAAGTATTTATAGGTCTTAGACCATATATCTGGTTCATTTTGTTTTATCCAATTACACTTCCCATCGGTTTGCGTTTTAACAAGGGCATCATACATACCTACAGCTCTAAAAATAATCCCCATAATTGGATTGGGTGTATATGTCTTTTTCGCTTTCCTCTGATCAAGCCAAGTTATAGCATTACGTAATGGAATACCTTCTTTATCAACGTTAATCATTGTGTCTCTTTGTGTTGTCACACCAACACCTAATATATGATTAAATAGGTCGGGCTGATTTTCTTTTAAACTCTGGCAAGCTTTACATAAGCTATTCCATAAAATTTCAGGGTCCTGTTCTGCCCAACCAGGTTTTGGTGAAAAATAAGGTTCATAAGCCACTTTTTCACTATGGATAAGCTCACCTG harbors:
- a CDS encoding FGGY family carbohydrate kinase — translated: MKEVLLSIDCGTQSLRAILFSTTGELIHSEKVAYEPYFSPKPGWAEQDPEILWNSLCKACQSLKENQPDLFNHILGVGVTTQRDTMINVDKEGIPLRNAITWLDQRKAKKTYTPNPIMGIIFRAVGMYDALVKTQTDGKCNWIKQNEPDIWSKTYKYLQVSGFLNFRLTGLFLDSIGSQIGHIPFDYKKMKWSKKGSLNYLLFPVEIEKLPDLVAPGEIIGKIIPSAAKL